Genomic segment of Candidatus Protochlamydia amoebophila UWE25:
CTCGTCAGCGAAAGTCATATAATCAAATCGAACTTGATCTATTTTTTTATCCAATTCTTCTTCAAACTTGCCTGGAAAAATTTCCGCTGTAAGTTCTTGGGTTGCAATTAATGACAGACGTTTTTGAGCCATGTTATAAACTTTTTTTACATTATTCGTAGTTTTTTCAACAAAAAAAACTTCTTCTTTTGAAAGTTTTTTAAGGTCTAAACGTCCGATTGCAGTTAGGTGACGTTGCCACGATTTTGCCTCGCGTACATAAACTAAGGCAGAAAAATTGTGCCGGCTATGATCTAGTACATCTATCGTCGATCCAGTAATCATACTGTTGTTATATTTTTCTAACCAAGCCTTGACAATTTGATGTATTACTGACAATAGTTGTTCACTTAAAAAAGTAGCTTGGTGTTTAATTTTTTCGTCTTGGCGTTTAATTTTTTCATATTCACTTTCAGTGTACCAACTATAAAAGCCATTTAAAGCATCGTGAATAATTTGCATAACTATTTCCTATATTAATTAAAAGACATTTTATGTTTCAAAAAACATAAAGTCAAAATTTTAAAAAAACAATTAATTTAATTTCCTAATTACAAACAACACCTGTTGTCAAATTAAATGTATTTATAGCTTCAATTCTTAAGTTTTTAACATAAAATTAGGCCCCGACGAGTGAAATTTTAAAGAAACACCGAATAAACAGCAACTAGATATCCAAAAAAAAATAAAAATACTTAGTTGAATAATTAATTCGATGAGTTGTTGGCTAAACGAAATTAGGAAAATATTTGAATTCAAAACATTTAAAATTGTAGATTGATGAAAAAAATATTTACTCGCTTCTGTTCCTATAAAGGCAATGAAGGTTATGAAAAATATTTTTAGAAAAATTGGATTAGTTTTAAAAATCAGCCAACTTTTTTCTTTGTTGTTAAGAAAAATTCCAAGAAAAAATACATTCACCCATGCACTTAAACTCGTAGCAACGGCAACGCTCGTTGCTCCCCATCCAAAAAAAATAATAAACATATAGTTCAAAGAAAAATTTAAAATCATATTTAAAATGGAGGCGATAGCTGGGAGTCGATAATTATTTTGCGCGTAACATGCGGGCGCAAGTAATAGAATTAAGGTGCTTGGTAATAAACCTATTCCATAGCCCCACAAACATTTTGTCGTGCCAATCACAGAAGAAGCATGGAAATTGCCGTGACCAAAAATAAGATTCACACTTGAATACCCTAGCACGAAAAGTGCAGCAGTAAAGGGAATCATAATTGTACATGTATAAAGAACTGCATCATTTAAAAATTGATAATAAAGAGCCCAATTTTGTGCTTTTAGTGCACGTGTCAAAGGGGGTAAAAGAGCTCCTGCGATAGCGATACCAAAAAGTGCTAAGGGAAGTTGCTGAATTCTAATTGCATACCAAAGGAAGGCGGGCCCTTCTAATTCAGCGTACCTTCCAAATATGGCGTCGATTGCTGCATTGATTTGAGAAGCCATTACTCCAACCATTCCAAGTAAAAAAGGTTTTCCAAGTTTGATAACATCTGTAGAAAAAAAACTTTTTCTAAGTTCTGCCCAAAGAGGTGTTGATAAATTTTTTTTGAGAATAGAAAATGTTTGGGGAATTGTGACAAGCCACTGAGAAAGGCAGGCTATAATGACTGCAAGAGCTAGCCAAGAAATAGCTTCTGGAATTTTGTAGGATTTTAAAATCCACACAGCTGCAATCCACGCACAATTAAAAGCTAAAGGTGCAACAGCAGGGGTAAAGTAGATTTTTTCGCATTGTAGCAAAGATGCATTTAATCCAAATAAACAAATGAATAATAGACTAGGAAGCATTAATAATGTCAGGCTCAGAATTTCTTTTGTGTCATTTGTTGGATTTCCCCATGTTAAAAAAGCCCCTATTCCTAAAGAAAGAGACAAAACAAAAAAAACTAAAAAAAGCGTTAAAGAAATTACTAAATCTCTAAAAAAGCGAAATGCACGTTCCGTATCACTATGACGAATTGATTCAAATTCGGGAATAAAAGCAGATTGTAAAGAGCCTTCTCCAAATAGGCGACGACATAAATGAGCCAAACGGTAAGCTACCATGAATGATGCAATAGAAGCTTCTGTTCCAAAGGCATAAGCCATACTGATATCGCGTACCATACCAGATAAACGACTTAATAAAGTTCCTGAAAAAAAACGTTTAGCTGATTGAAAAATTGTATGAGTAGAATCAGTCATTAGTGTTCTTTATAAATTTTTTATATTTCATAGAAAATGGGTTAGAAATGAGTATAAATTATTTAAGTTGAAGATCTTCATGTTGAGAACAGTGTAAATTATCATGAAATAAAGTGGACTGCAATCTTTAATTATTAGAATTCAAGTAAGAGTTAAAAAGAGGCGGTTCCTTTTCTTGTCAAGAACACTTTACCTTGTTAAGATCTCAGCTTTATGTATTACAGGTTCAAAAACAGCAAGCTCCTTTGATAGGAGATTAGCCTTCAATGTTACCATTATAAGGAATCTTATGAGTCATTCGAATTTACTGCTTGGCGCACATACTTCTGCAGCAGGCGGGGTTTACCGTGCTTTATTAGAAGGAAAAAAAATTGGGGCAACAACTATTCAATTTTTTACAAGTAATCAAAAACAGTGGAAAGGTCGGCAATTTACAACGAATGATATTGAATTATGGCAAAGTACTCTTAAAGAGACAAATCTTACTCATCTGATGAGTCATGATAGTTATTTGATCAATTTAGGGTGCCCTAATCAAGAAAATCTTTTGAAAAGTAGGCAAGCTTTTCAAGAAGAAGTTATTAGATGTACACAATTAGGTATAAATTATTTAAATTTTCATCCAGGTGCTTCACTTGGAGAAGATGTGCAGAAGTGCTTAGATTCTATTGTGGAAAGTTTATTGTTAGTACGCCCTTTTATTCAAGGCAATTTACGTTTACTTCTTGAAGCTACTGCGGGACAAGGTACTTCTGTCGGACATAAGTTTGAACAGCTTGCTTATATCATTAATGGAGTGAAAGATGAACTTCCAATTGGAGTTTGCATTGATACCTGTCATATTTTTGTAGCAGGATATGATATACGCACGTCTTCAGCTTGGGATTTTACATTAAAGGGATTTGATCGAATCATTGGTTTGCCTTACCTTTAT
This window contains:
- the murJ gene encoding murein biosynthesis integral membrane protein MurJ, whose translation is MTDSTHTIFQSAKRFFSGTLLSRLSGMVRDISMAYAFGTEASIASFMVAYRLAHLCRRLFGEGSLQSAFIPEFESIRHSDTERAFRFFRDLVISLTLFLVFFVLSLSLGIGAFLTWGNPTNDTKEILSLTLLMLPSLLFICLFGLNASLLQCEKIYFTPAVAPLAFNCAWIAAVWILKSYKIPEAISWLALAVIIACLSQWLVTIPQTFSILKKNLSTPLWAELRKSFFSTDVIKLGKPFLLGMVGVMASQINAAIDAIFGRYAELEGPAFLWYAIRIQQLPLALFGIAIAGALLPPLTRALKAQNWALYYQFLNDAVLYTCTIMIPFTAALFVLGYSSVNLIFGHGNFHASSVIGTTKCLWGYGIGLLPSTLILLLAPACYAQNNYRLPAIASILNMILNFSLNYMFIIFFGWGATSVAVATSLSAWVNVFFLGIFLNNKEKSWLIFKTNPIFLKIFFITFIAFIGTEASKYFFHQSTILNVLNSNIFLISFSQQLIELIIQLSIFIFFWISSCCLFGVSLKFHSSGPNFMLKT
- a CDS encoding deoxyribonuclease IV; its protein translation is MSHSNLLLGAHTSAAGGVYRALLEGKKIGATTIQFFTSNQKQWKGRQFTTNDIELWQSTLKETNLTHLMSHDSYLINLGCPNQENLLKSRQAFQEEVIRCTQLGINYLNFHPGASLGEDVQKCLDSIVESLLLVRPFIQGNLRLLLEATAGQGTSVGHKFEQLAYIINGVKDELPIGVCIDTCHIFVAGYDIRTSSAWDFTLKGFDRIIGLPYLYAFHINDSSKDLGSRVDRHQPLGEGKIGWESFEFLMKDSRTRHLPKYLETPGGVDLWEKEIQKLKEFA